The DNA segment CATGCGTGCCTCCATATCGAGTGCCTTGACGGCGTCGCCCCGGTATTCGAACACATGCCCGGTGCCGCCCGCCACGCCGAGCTTGCGGATCAACGCGAGGATCAAGTCCTTGGCCGTCACTCCCCGTGGTGGCCGACCTCGGAAGTCCACGGCGTAGGTCTTGGGACGTTGCTGCAGCAGGCACTGCGTGGCCAGTACGTGCTGAACCTCCGTGGTGCCAATCCCAAAGGCCAACGAGCCGAATGCTCCATGGGTGGCGGTATGACTGTCCCCGCACACGACGGTCATGCCGGGCTGCGTGCGGCCCTCCTCGGGAGCGATCACGTGCACGATCCCGTTGCCTTCGCTGCCCACAGGGTGAAGCGTCACGCCGAATTGGGCGCAATTTCGCACCAGCTCGGAAAGCTGAGCCTTGGCAGGCGCGTCGAGCAGCGACATCCCACCCGCCCGGGTGGGCGTGGAGTGATCCATGGTGGCGAGCGTACGTCCCGGGCGGCGCACCCCAATTCCGCGCTCCCTGAGCCGTGCGAAGGCCTGAGGGGACGTCACTTCGTGCACCAGGTGCAGGTCGATATACAGAATCGTGGGGCATCCCTGCTCTTCGGCCACAACGTGGGCGTCCCAGACCTTATCGAACAGTGTGCGCGCAGCGCCCATCAGCCGGCCTCGAGCGCCCGGCGACGGCTCCCGCCGCGCCGCGTGCCGCCAAAGAAACGTACGTGGTCTTCCATGCTATGCGTCTCCGATCCGAACGGGCTTCACGAACGGCATCATGGCTCTCAGCTTCCTGCCCACGACTTCGATCGGATGCTCCCTTTCTGCCGCTCGCCGCCGTTTGAAGTTGGGACCGCCCTTTTCGCTCTCTGCAATCCACGCCTTGGCGAAGGAACCGTCCTGAATCTCGTCGAGAATCTGCCGCATGGCCCGTTTCGAGGGCGTGCCGACCACGCGCGAACCTGCGCTGTAGTCACCCTCTTCAGCCGTGTCGCTGATCGAATAGCGCATGTAGCTCAGTCCTCCACGGTACATCAAGTCCACGATCAGCTTCAGCTCATGCAGGCACTCGAAATACGCAAGCTCCGGTTGGTAGCCGGCCTCGACCAGGGTCTCGAAGCCACTCTTGACGAGCGCACTCACCCCACCGCAAAGCACGGCCTGCTCACCAAAAAGATCCGTCTCGGTCTCCTCGGCAAAGGTCGTGTCGAGCACGCCGGCCCGCGTGCAACCAAGCGCCTTGGCGTAGCTGAGCGCCAGCGCATCCGCCTCCCCGCTCGCGTCCTGGTGCACCGCCAGCAGCGCGGGCACTCCGGCTCCCTCCACAAACGTCTCGCGCACGCGGTGTCCCGGACCCTTGGGAGCCACCATGCTCACATCCACGTTGGCCGATGGCTCGATCGTTTGATAGCGGATGTTGAAACCATGGGCGAACATCAGCGTGCTGCCCGCGCGCAGGCTCGGGGCGATCTCCTCCGCGTACACCGCAGGCTGGGAAGTATCGGGAAGCAACAGCAT comes from the Pseudomonadota bacterium genome and includes:
- the ilvC gene encoding ketol-acid reductoisomerase, with amino-acid sequence MTQIRYCSDADLSRIQAKRVAIVGYGSQGHAHALNLKDNGVDVTVGLREGSASIESAKAAGLRVEGVSGACRNADVVMLLLPDTSQPAVYAEEIAPSLRAGSTLMFAHGFNIRYQTIEPSANVDVSMVAPKGPGHRVRETFVEGAGVPALLAVHQDASGEADALALSYAKALGCTRAGVLDTTFAEETETDLFGEQAVLCGGVSALVKSGFETLVEAGYQPELAYFECLHELKLIVDLMYRGGLSYMRYSISDTAEEGDYSAGSRVVGTPSKRAMRQILDEIQDGSFAKAWIAESEKGGPNFKRRRAAEREHPIEVVGRKLRAMMPFVKPVRIGDA